From Cervus elaphus chromosome 33, mCerEla1.1, whole genome shotgun sequence, the proteins below share one genomic window:
- the EN1 gene encoding homeobox protein engrailed-1: MEEQQPEPKSQRDLGLGAAAAVAAAPGSLTLSLSPGASGSSGSDGDSVPVSPQPAPPSPPAAPCLPPLAHHPHLPPHPPPPPPPPPPPPQQHLAAPAHQPQPAAQLHRTTNFFIDNILRPDFGCKKEQPPPQLLVAAAAAGGGTGGGRVERDRGQTGSGRDPVHPLGTRAPGAASLLCTPDGNCGPPDGSPPATAGGAGASKAGNPAVAAAAAAAAAVAAAAAAAAAAKPSDSGGGSGGGVGSPGAQGAKYPEHSNPAILLMGSANGGPVVKTDSQQPLVWPAWVYCTRYSDRPSSGPRTRKLKKKKNEKEDKRPRTAFTAEQLQRLKAEFQANRYITEQRRQTLAQELSLNESQIKIWFQNKRAKIKKATGIKNGLALHLMAQGLYNHSTTTVQDKDESE; encoded by the exons ATGGAAGAACAGCAGCCGGAACCTAAAAGTCAGCGCGACTTGGGCctcggcgcggcggcggcggtggcggcggcccCTGGCAGCCTCACCCTGAGTCTCAGCCCCGGTGCAAGCGGCAGCAGCGGCAGCGATGGAGACAGCGTGCCGGTGTCCCCGCAGCCCGCGCCCCCCTCGCCGCCCGCGGCGCCCTGCCTGCCGCCCCTGGCCCACCACCCGCATCTCCCcccgcaccccccgcccccgccgccgccgccgccgccgccgccgcagcagcATCTCGCGGCGCCTGCTCACCAGCCGCAGCCCGCGGCCCAGCTGCACCGCACCACCAACTTTTTCATCGACAACATCCTGAGGCCGGACTTCGGCTGCAAAAAGGAACAGCCGCCGCCGCAGCTCCTGGTGGCTGCGGCGGCGGCCGGAGGAGGCACAGGCGGAGGCCGGGTCGAGCGTGACAGAGGCCAGACCGGCTCAGGTAGAGACCCCGTCCACCCGCTGGGTACGAGGGCGCCGGGCGCCGCCTCACTCCTGTGCACCCCGGACGGGAACTGTGGCCCACCCGACGGCTCCCCGCCAGCCACCGCCGGCGGCGCGGGCGCGTCCAAAGCTGGGAAcccggcggtggcggcggcggcggcggcagcagcggctgtggcggcggcggcggcggcggcggcagcggccaAGCCTTCGGACAGCGGCGGTGGCAGCGGAGGCGGCGTGGGGAGTCCAGGTGCGCAGGGTGCGAAGTACCCGGAGCACAGCAACCCGGCCATCCTGCTCATGGGCTCAGCCAACGGCGGGCCCGTAGTGAAAACTGACTCGCAGCAACCCCTCGTGTGGCCCGCCTGGGTCTACTGCACGCGCTACTCCGACCGCCCGTCCTCCG GTCCCCGCACCAGGAagctgaagaagaagaagaacgaGAAGGAGGACAAGCGGCCGAGGACGGCGTTCACGGCCGAGCAGCTGCAGAGACTCAAGGCGGAGTTCCAGGCGAACCGCTACATCACCGAGCAGCGGCGGCAGACGCTGGCCCAGGAGCTCAGCCTCAACGAGTCCCAGATCAAGATCTGGTTCCAGAACAAGCGCGCCAAGATCAAGAAAGCCACGGGCATCAAGAACGGCCTGGCGCTGCACCTCATGGCGCAGGGACTGTACAACCATTCAACCACCACGGTCCAGGACAAAGACGAGAGCGAGTAG